The Macaca fascicularis isolate 582-1 chromosome 1, T2T-MFA8v1.1 genome includes a window with the following:
- the CTNNBIP1 gene encoding beta-catenin-interacting protein 1 isoform X1 → MNREGAPGKSPEEMYIQQKVRVLLMLRKMGSNLTASEEEFLRTYAGVVNSQLSQLPPHSIDQGAEDVVMAFSRSETEDRRQ, encoded by the exons ATGAACCGCGAGGGAGCTCCCGGGAAGAGTCCGGAGGAGATGTACATTCAGCAGAAGGTCCGAGTGCTGCTCATGCTGCGGAAGATGGGATCAAAC CTGACAGCCAGCGAGGAGGAGTTCCTGCGCACCTATGCAGGGGTGGTCAACAGCCAGCTCAGCCAGCTGCCTCCGCACTCCATTGACCAGG GTGCAGAGGACGTGGTGATGGCATTTTCCAGGTCGGAGACAGAAGACCGAAGGCAGTAG
- the CTNNBIP1 gene encoding beta-catenin-interacting protein 1 isoform X2: MNREGAPGKSPEEMYIQQKVRVLLMLRKMGSNLTASEEEFLRTYAGVVNSQLSQLPPHSIDQGKETGIWEQ, translated from the exons ATGAACCGCGAGGGAGCTCCCGGGAAGAGTCCGGAGGAGATGTACATTCAGCAGAAGGTCCGAGTGCTGCTCATGCTGCGGAAGATGGGATCAAAC CTGACAGCCAGCGAGGAGGAGTTCCTGCGCACCTATGCAGGGGTGGTCAACAGCCAGCTCAGCCAGCTGCCTCCGCACTCCATTGACCAGG GCAAGGAAACTGGGATTTGGGAGCAGTGA